The Thalassolituus oleivorans MIL-1 genome includes the window TTGTTCATAAGGGAAGAACGAGCACATCAGCGGATCGTGAGCGAAAGCTTGAGCCAGTGTTGTTGCTACGTCGTCGATTGGCGCGGTCATCTTTGCTGTCCTTGATTACACGCTGCTAGAGATTAATAGAGCCGGTAAGTTACCAGTGCAGTTAGATGGGGGCAAGTTTATGACTTTACTCGCAAGTTTTTCAGTGCCCTCGTATGTACATTCTTCAGATTATTTTCGATTGATTCACTCATGAGATCTTATCGTTACAAATATATAGTTTACATATGAACTATATAATGTTTACATGTGAACTACTTTGACGAGGATAAGGTCGATTGCAGTGGATAAGCGTTTATTCTTTTTGCTCAATATGGCGCAAAAAAAGCTCTTTAAGCATATTGATAGTATGTGCGAGCAAGAGCTTGATGCATCAGTAACACAGTTAGCTGCGTTGATGTATATCGCCAAAGTAGCGGGTTGTGGACAAAAGGATGTTGCTCAAGCGCTGGAGCTTAATAAATCTGCCATCACGGGTTTGGTGACTCGAATGGAAAAAAATGGATTAGTGCAACGTGTCAGTTCAGATGATGATGCGCGTGCGGTTAAGCTTTGGCCTACACCTGAAGGCATCGATAAAATCGAGCGATTAAAGCCATTAGTCGACGAGTTGAATAATGAATTTCAGCGAGAATTTAGCGCTGAAGAAATAGCCACCGTATTACGTTTTTTCAATTTCATCCTTAATAGCTTTTAATTACCCATAAGTCGTGAGGGGGAGTATGTCTTATCGTATTGAAAAACTACAAACAGCAGCAGGTCATTCGATTGTTGCACGGGTTTTTCCTGCTCAATTAAATGAGCAAGAAGTCGTTAACGGCGTTTGTATTATTGCTCCCGCAACCGGCGTTGCTCAGTATCTGTACGATGATTTCGCCAACTGGTTAACCGCGCGTGGTTATAACGTAGTGACGTTTGATTACGATGGTATGGGGCTGTCGGTAGATCGTCACGTTCAATACAGTAAAAGCGATATTTTAAGTTGGGCGACTTATGATTGTCCTGCGGTGTTGGATTTTGTTGAACAGCAATTTCCACATCAGGCTCGCACATGGATCGGGCATAGCGTTGGCGGCCACATGCTAGGCATGATGGCGAGTACCGATAAAATTGATCGCGCTATCACCGTGGCCTGTGGCACCGGAACCTGGTGGTACAATGCGGCGCCAACCAAACGGGTTGCTTGGTTTTTGTGGTACTTCTTAGTGCCCGCAACCGTGCCAGTATTAGGTTATTTCCCCGGTGATAGAATCAAAGTGATGTGCAATATGCCGAGGGGAGTCATGATGCAGTGGCGTCGTTGGTGCTTGAAAAAGGAATACGCCATTGGTAGCGAAGGGCAATGGTTGCGAGATCGTTTTGCTAACGTA containing:
- a CDS encoding MarR family winged helix-turn-helix transcriptional regulator; protein product: MDKRLFFLLNMAQKKLFKHIDSMCEQELDASVTQLAALMYIAKVAGCGQKDVAQALELNKSAITGLVTRMEKNGLVQRVSSDDDARAVKLWPTPEGIDKIERLKPLVDELNNEFQREFSAEEIATVLRFFNFILNSF
- a CDS encoding alpha/beta fold hydrolase, which gives rise to MSYRIEKLQTAAGHSIVARVFPAQLNEQEVVNGVCIIAPATGVAQYLYDDFANWLTARGYNVVTFDYDGMGLSVDRHVQYSKSDILSWATYDCPAVLDFVEQQFPHQARTWIGHSVGGHMLGMMASTDKIDRAITVACGTGTWWYNAAPTKRVAWFLWYFLVPATVPVLGYFPGDRIKVMCNMPRGVMMQWRRWCLKKEYAIGSEGQWLRDRFANVKTPITSIAFSDDDMMSKKNVDLLHRYFVGAPMTRITVTPSEVNQKRIGHIGWHRKRYEEMWDKVFTPVLGA